One genomic region from Amia ocellicauda isolate fAmiCal2 chromosome 4, fAmiCal2.hap1, whole genome shotgun sequence encodes:
- the acp2 gene encoding lysosomal acid phosphatase isoform X1, which yields MALGLPSPSLSSRTPSLLLLLSAVSVASHPAAGDRTLRFVTLVYRHGDRSPIKAYPNDPHQENAWPQGFGQLSQEGMRQHLELGQALRRRYRGFLDESYNRREISVHSTDVDRTLMSAEANLAGLYPPNGSQVFNPNITWQPIPVHTVPHAEDKLLSFPLLDCPRYDLLMNESKKTDIYVNLMNTSKEFLDMVRNNTGLKDASVETVWSVHDTLFCETKHNMTLPAWVTPDVMERLRKLKDFSFEFMFGIYKREEKSRLQGGILVGHIVKNISDAANLSAVDPLKMMVYSAHDTTIVALQAALNVFSGIQPPYASCHIFEFYVESNGSFTVAMFYRNETGKEPYPVTLPGCTQFCPLEDFIRITKPVVPEDREKECQISRTLKDTAEVVVGLAVCGCLLSLLIALLFTVLCRQRDHVQGYRHVINEGDERS from the exons GTGTATCGACATGGTGACCGCTCTCCAATCAAGGCCTACCCcaacgaccctcaccaggagaACGCCTGGCCGCAGGGCTTCGGTCAGCTCTCGCAG GAGGGGATGAGGCAGCATCTTGAGCTGGGACAGGCCTTACGAAGAAGATACAGAGGTTTTCTCGATGAAAGCTACAACCGGAGAGAA ATTTCAGTCCACAGCACCGATGTTGACAGGACCCTAATGAGCGCCGAGGCCAATCTGGCTGGGCTGTACCCCCCTAATGGAAGTCAGGTCTTCAACCCCAACATCACCTGGCAGCCCATTCCGGTCCACACGGTTCCTCATGCAGAAGACAAA CTCCTGTCGTTTCCACTGCTGGACTGTCCGCGCTATGATCTCCTGATGAACGAATCAAAGAAAACGGACATTTATGTGAACCTGATGAATACCAGCAAG GAGTTTCTGGACATGGTGAGGAACAACACGGGACTGAAGGACGCCTCTGTGGAAACGGTGTGGAGCGTCCACGACACGCTCTTCTGTGAG ACTAAGCACAACATGACTCTGCCTGCGTGGGTGACGCCCGACGTCATGGAGCGCCTGAGGAAGCTCAAGGACTTCAGCTTTGAGTTCATGTTTGGGATTTacaagagggaggagaagagccGTCTGCAGGGAG GTATCCTTGTTGGCCATATAGTGAAAAATATCTCGGATGCTGCAAACCTGTCTGCTGTGGACCCTCTGAAGATGATGGTCTACTCGGCG cacGACACCACGATTGTAGCCCTCCAAGCGGCGCTGAATGTGTTCAGTGGCATACAGCCCCCATACGCCTCATGCCACATCTTTGAGTTTTACGTAGAGAGTAATGG GTCCTTCACAGTGGCGATGTTCTATCGAAATGAGACGGGGAAGGAGCCGTACCCCGTGACTCTGCCTGGCTGCACCCAGTTCTGCCCTCTGGAGGATTTTATCCGGATCACCAAGCCGGTCGTCCCAGAGGACCGGGAAAAGGAGTGCCAGATCTCGCGCACGCTGAAGGACACAG CAGAGGTGGTCGTCGGGCTGGCGGTGTGTGGGTGCCTGCTGTCCCTGCTCATCGCGCTGCTGTTCACCGTGCTGTGCCGCCAGAGGGACCACGTGCAGGGGTACCGCCACGTCATCAACGAGGGGGACGAGCGCTCCTGA
- the LOC136747644 gene encoding prothrombin, producing the protein MGGITAAVFLIFPFSSLIQISVCKNVFLDSKTASTVLNRVRRANSFFEEMKPGNLERECLEEICDHEEAREVFEDVGKTEVFWKRYVACYGKRTKTNIQPLRTCLDGHCASGKGENYNGNVSVTVSHRECQYWSSNFPHRITDVNVSWSDNYLTENHCRNPDSSPKGPWCYTRDPAVRREECLVQKCSAPPLPESTPPKVRTVYVKSNCLTGAGLEYAGNLSVTVTNKTCLPWKSPRAQALSKGMEFLPEIKLVENFCRNPDGDMEGPWCFIDHPNTFEYCGIQLCDEPLDKYDVEQETLSGRTVSSGPRKTFFSPRSFGNGEAECGLRPLFEKDKKEDQTERRLFQTDHQRLTVDGELGSAPWQVMLYMKNPLELLCGASLLSDQWILTAAHCILYPPWDRKYTADDILVRLGKHSAVEYEENQEKIVALDKIIIHPNYNWKENLNRDIALLHMRKPVTFTNHISPVCLPTQKVAKTLMSAGHKGRVSGWGNLFETWTTTPHYPPTVLQQTHLPIVKQDTCQASTSIKVTNNMFCAGFGPDDTTRGDACEGDSGGPFVMKNPEDNRWYQIGIVTWGEGCDRIGKYGFYTHVFRMRKWMLKVIEGLGTD; encoded by the exons ATGGGTGGAATCACAGCGGCTGTATTTCTCATCTTTCCCTTTTCATCTTTAATCCAGATATCTGtctgtaaaaatg TATTTCTTGACAGCAAAACAGCCTCAACGGTTTTGAACCGTGTGCGCCGCGCAAATTCATTTTTTGAGGAGATGAAGCCAGGGAATCTGGAACGAGAATGTCTGGAGGAGATCTGTGACCACGAGGAAGCCCGGGAGGTCTTTGAGGACGTGGGGAAGACC GAAGTCTTTTGGAAGAGATACGTGG cCTGTTACGGAAAACGAACCAAGACGAATATACAGCCACTGAGGACTTGTTTGGAcg gtCACTGTGCATCAGGAAAAGGTGAAAACTACAATGGCAATGTCTCTGTCACTGTGAGCCACAGAGAGTGTCAGTACTGGTCCAGTAACTTCCCACACAGAATCAC AGATGTGAACGTGTCCTGGTCAGATAACTACCTGACAGAGAACCACTGCCGGAACCCAGACAGCAGCCCGAAAGGTCCCTGGTGCTACACTAGAGACCCTGCAGTGAGGAGAGAGGAGTGTCTGGTCCAGAAATGCA GTGCACCCCCTCTTCCAGAGTCTACCCCTCCCAAAGTCAGGACTGTGTATGTTAAGAGTAACTGCCTGACTGGCGCAGGCTTGGAGTACGCTGGGAACCTCTCTGTCACCGTCACCAACAAGACGTGTCTGCCCTGGAAGTCACCCCGCGCTCAAGCTCTCAGCAAAGGCATGGAGTTCCTGCCCGAAATTAAGCTTGTAGAAAACTTCTGCCGCAACCCTGATGGTGACATGGAAGGCCCTTGGTGTTTCATTGACCATCCCAACACATTTGAGTACTGTGGCATCCAGCTGTGTG ATGAACCACTTGACAAATACGATGTTGAACAGGAGACCCTTTCTGGCAGGACGGTCTCCTCCGGACCACGAAAAACCTTCTTTAGCCCCAGGAGTTTCGGGAATGGAGAGGCAG AGTGTGGACTCAGGCCCTTGTTcgagaaagacaaaaaagaagATCAAACGGAGAGGCGGTTGTTTCAGACTGACCACCAGAGACTAACTGTGGATGGGGAACTGGGCAGTGCACCATG GCAGGTGATGTTATACATGAAGAAccctctggagctgctttgcggGGCCAGTCTGCTCAGTGACCAGTGGATTCTGACGGCTGCTCACTGCATTTTATACCCCCCTTGGGACAGGAAATACACTGCGGATGACATCCTTGTGCGACTGGGAAAGCACTCTGCTGTCGA GTATGAAGAAAACCAAGAGAAGATTGTGGCACTGGACAAGATCATCATCCATCCGAACTACAACTGGAAGGAAAATCTGAATCGTGACATTGCCCTTCTGCATATGAGGAAGCCAGTTACCTTCACTAATCATATTTCTCCAGTCTGCCTGCCCACACAGAAAGTGGCAAAGAC ATTGATGTCTGCCGGTCACAAGGGGCGTGTATCTGGATGGGGGAACCTGTTTGAGACCTGGACCACAACCCCCCACTACCCCCCCACAGTCCTGCAGCAGACTCACCTGCCCATTGTGAAGCAGGATACTTGTCAGGCCTCAACCTCCATTAAAGTGACCAACAACATGTTTTGCGCAG GGTTCGGTCCTGACGACACCACCAGAGGGGATGCTTGTGAAGGGGACAGTGGAGGTCCGTTTGTCATGAAG AATCCAGAAGATAACCGTTGGTATCAGATTGGGATCGTGACGTGGGGAGAAGGCTGCGACCGAATCGGAAAATATGGGTTCTACACACACGTGTTCCGCATGAGAAAGTGGATGTTGAAAGTCATCGAGGGTTTGGGTACTGATTGA
- the acp2 gene encoding lysosomal acid phosphatase isoform X2: MALGLPSPSLSSRTPSLLLLLSAVSVASHPAAGDRTLRFVTLVYRHGDRSPIKAYPNDPHQENAWPQGFGQLSQEGMRQHLELGQALRRRYRGFLDESYNRREISVHSTDVDRTLMSAEANLAGLYPPNGSQVFNPNITWQPIPVHTVPHAEDKLLSFPLLDCPRYDLLMNESKKTDIYVNLMNTSKEFLDMVRNNTGLKDASVETVWSVHDTLFCETKHNMTLPAWVTPDVMERLRKLKDFSFEFMFGIYKREEKSRLQGGILVGHIVKNISDAANLSAVDPLKMMVYSAHDTTIVALQAALNVFSGIQPPYASCHIFEFYVESNGSFTVAMFYRNETGKEPYPVTLPGCTQFCPLEDFIRITKPVVPEDREKECQISRTLKDTEVVVGLAVCGCLLSLLIALLFTVLCRQRDHVQGYRHVINEGDERS; this comes from the exons GTGTATCGACATGGTGACCGCTCTCCAATCAAGGCCTACCCcaacgaccctcaccaggagaACGCCTGGCCGCAGGGCTTCGGTCAGCTCTCGCAG GAGGGGATGAGGCAGCATCTTGAGCTGGGACAGGCCTTACGAAGAAGATACAGAGGTTTTCTCGATGAAAGCTACAACCGGAGAGAA ATTTCAGTCCACAGCACCGATGTTGACAGGACCCTAATGAGCGCCGAGGCCAATCTGGCTGGGCTGTACCCCCCTAATGGAAGTCAGGTCTTCAACCCCAACATCACCTGGCAGCCCATTCCGGTCCACACGGTTCCTCATGCAGAAGACAAA CTCCTGTCGTTTCCACTGCTGGACTGTCCGCGCTATGATCTCCTGATGAACGAATCAAAGAAAACGGACATTTATGTGAACCTGATGAATACCAGCAAG GAGTTTCTGGACATGGTGAGGAACAACACGGGACTGAAGGACGCCTCTGTGGAAACGGTGTGGAGCGTCCACGACACGCTCTTCTGTGAG ACTAAGCACAACATGACTCTGCCTGCGTGGGTGACGCCCGACGTCATGGAGCGCCTGAGGAAGCTCAAGGACTTCAGCTTTGAGTTCATGTTTGGGATTTacaagagggaggagaagagccGTCTGCAGGGAG GTATCCTTGTTGGCCATATAGTGAAAAATATCTCGGATGCTGCAAACCTGTCTGCTGTGGACCCTCTGAAGATGATGGTCTACTCGGCG cacGACACCACGATTGTAGCCCTCCAAGCGGCGCTGAATGTGTTCAGTGGCATACAGCCCCCATACGCCTCATGCCACATCTTTGAGTTTTACGTAGAGAGTAATGG GTCCTTCACAGTGGCGATGTTCTATCGAAATGAGACGGGGAAGGAGCCGTACCCCGTGACTCTGCCTGGCTGCACCCAGTTCTGCCCTCTGGAGGATTTTATCCGGATCACCAAGCCGGTCGTCCCAGAGGACCGGGAAAAGGAGTGCCAGATCTCGCGCACGCTGAAGGACACAG AGGTGGTCGTCGGGCTGGCGGTGTGTGGGTGCCTGCTGTCCCTGCTCATCGCGCTGCTGTTCACCGTGCTGTGCCGCCAGAGGGACCACGTGCAGGGGTACCGCCACGTCATCAACGAGGGGGACGAGCGCTCCTGA